Sequence from the Nymphaea colorata isolate Beijing-Zhang1983 chromosome 9, ASM883128v2, whole genome shotgun sequence genome:
TGATAGTAGTATTTGAGAGAGCTCATttttgcaactggagcaaatgtttcattaTAATCGATCCCTTCGGTTTGAGTATATCCTTTTGCAACCAACCTTGCCTTGAACCTCTCGACAGATCCATCACtcctatattttattttgtacaCCCACTTGCACCCAACAACCTTTTTTCCTTCTGGTAGAGGCACCATTTCCAAGTGTGGTTTCTTTGTAGTGCTTTtagttcttctttcatggcGTCTCTCCATCTTGGGTCCTTGTTTGCCTGCAAGAAATTCTTAGGCTCTTCATGGTGGTAAGTATTCAATACATAATCTCGATatgattttgacaaattttcaaaagtcaGATAATCATCAATGGAATGAATTTTGTCAAAAGATAAGTATGTATAGAAATCACTTAGCCTGGTTGGTGGTTTGGTGGATCTAGACGATCTCCATAATAGTTGCTCAGTCACGGCTTCTTGGGTTGGCCTTGGAGATATTTCATTGTCTTGAGGAACAATAGTACGATCAGCTTCATTAGATGAGGATGTTGATTGTCGTCACTTTGATTTTGGTTCCCAAGAAGTTGATTTGCATTGGAATACTTACTTACGTTTTCATGAATGCTTACCAAAGGTTGTGGGAGACTAATGTCAACAAGTTGTTTATGTTTTGTCTCCCCTGAACGTCATTCTCATAAAACGGTTCTTGCTCAAAAACTTTACGTCACGAGTCacaaaaatttttttaaatgaggtTCATAACATTTGAAcctttctttttacttgaatatccaagaaaatgcatttcatagctcttttttctaatttattcctaaatttttcttgaatatgaacaaaacatttgcatccaaaaactttaaaatgattAATAGAAACTGATTTGTTTAGAAGTAATTGAATTGGAATTTGATCGTTAATGCTCGAATTAGGTATTCTATTTGCTATATAGCAAGCAGTTCCTATTGCTTCAGACCAAAAACGGATGGGAACATTCATGTTCATCATAAGGGACCTAGCAATACTAAGCAATTGTCGGTTCTTgcgttcagcaaccccattttgttggggagtaccGGCACAAGTGAGTTGGGGACATatgcctttctttttcatgaaatcatCAAGAATTTTATTGACATATTCACCTCCATTGTCCGatcgtaatttttttattttggtccCATATTGCGTGTATACAAGCTCATAAtattcttcaaaagttttagCAACATCACtcttattttttagaaataaagcCAAGTCATGGAGTTTTATCAtccatcaataaaagaaaacatagtATCTATATCtagaatgagactcaactgtgCGGTCATTGTCATGGCTTCCAAAACAATGTCACGAGTCATGCAATTAAATCTTTTTAAATGAGGTTCATAACATTTGAAccctttctttttacttgaatatccaagaaaaatgcatttcatagctctttttctaatttattcctaaatttttcttgaatatgaacaaaacatttacatccaaaaactttaaaatgattAATAGAAACTGATTTGTTTAGAAGTAATTGAATTGGAATTTGACGTTAATGCTCGAATTAGGTATTCTATTTGCTATATAGCAAGCAGTTCCTATTGCTTCAGACCAAAAACGGATGGGAACATTCATGTTCATCATAAGGGACCTAGCAATACTAAGCAATTGTCGGTTCTTGCGTTcggcaaccccattttgttggggagtacTGGCACAAGTGATTGGGGACATatgcctttctttttcatgaaatcatCAAGAATTTTATTGACATATTCACCTCCATTGTCCGatcgtaatttttttattttggtctcATATTGCGTGTATACAAGCTCATAATATTCCTCAAAAGTTTTAGCAACATCActcttattttttagaaaataaagcAAGTCATGGAGTTTTATCATCATAAAGAAACATAGTATCTATATCTAAATGAGACTCAACTGGGCTGggcccaaacatcagaatgaattaaatcaaagtTTTCAGCAGACCTTTTTCCAGAGTTTTGAAAAGGTAATCTAGTCGATTTTGAGAATTCACATGCATCACAAGAATGCCCATCAGGTTTGACGTTAGGAACAAGAATTTTCAGCGACCTATCTGAAATATGACCAAGCCGAGAGTGCCACAATTTGTAATCAGATATCTTTTCCGCACGAGCAAGAAGACCAGCCTCAATGTTGTCTAAGACATATAGACCGTTGTGCTCATACCCTCTACCAATCTCCTTCCTCGACTTCTTGTCCTAAAACATTCTTTGGAGAGAAAATAGCTAAGCAGTCATAATCTTTAGTTATCTTACTTATAGATATAAGATTGCAGAAAGTTTAGGAATATAAAGCACACAAgaacttttatttgattttaagaAACAAGATTCCCCAATGCCTTCTATAGGAATGGGTGTGCCATCGGCCGTGAATACATGCCGATTTTTTTCAAGAGTTAAATTAACTATTTTAGAGGGGTCACCGGTCATGTGATCGGTGGCCCCGGAATCAATGATCCATCCAAGATTTTTTGAATGAGAATGAGGGCATGGTGCGTACCTTCAGACGAATTTCCAATAGGCTGAGTAGAAACCAGATTTGTCTTAGAAAAatgctggaaaaatttttctaaCTCTTCACGGGTGATGAAGTTGGCTGTGTTGGGGCTGTTGGATGAAAGTGACTTCTCCTTTGAAGATGGCTTTCCATTTAGCTCCCAACACTTTTCTCTAGTGTGTCCAGTCTTTTTGCAGTATGAACATTTTAACTGATTTCTTCCTCTATGCATGATGGTCACATTTCCATCGCCTTTGATATCAGATCTGAAATTGTTGGGCCGTGGTTCTGAACGAGTTTGATATGCTAGTTTTTCACTAGTATCTTCAGCAGCCTCACTTTTCTTTTCCGGATTCATAACTTTCCGGCGAGCAACCTCTCTTTGTATGCTTTGACAAACTTGATTAAAATTTGGCAATGGATTTGTCATGAGTATTTGACTTCTAACACTCTCAAACTCTATTCCGAGTCCACCAAGGAAACGAAAAATTTTATCTTCTTCCAAACGTTGTCTATAAACATTTGGGTCAGTTGTAGCAGGGCGATATTGCATTAGTTCCTCCCATAGACTACGGTATTGGCTGAGATAAGATTGTATCGACTTGTCTCCCATTGAGAGATGAGCAAGTTCTAATTGAATTTGATAAACTCTAGCCAAACTGTTTTGTTCCCCATATACTTCCTTTAAAGTGTCCCATATATCCTTAGCCGTTTCATGATAAACAAGCATATTTGAAACACTAGGCTCCATGGAATTTATTAACCAAGACATGACTAAATCATTTTCAGATTGCCATTCATCAAATTTTGGATCAGAAATGTCTGGAGGGAAAATCTTACCAGTAACGTAGCCAAATTTTGATCGCCCACTAAGAAAGAGTCTTGCTGCTTTCGCCCATCCTAGATAATTTGATCCATTTAGAAGCATTGTTGTGATCTTCAAGGTGTTATTTTGATCAGCCGTAGACTTCCTTATACCATCACTTGAATTGCTGCCTTGATCCCTATTGATTTGTGATTCGGCCATGGTGGAGACGACTGGATGTCAAGATCACGAataatgctctgataccataataaGTTGagccaaagagaaaaagatcacAACAgaatttacgtggttcggcttagatgcctacatccacggtagAAGAAGGAGGAGCTCTGTTTTCATTATATCGTTTTTGTTCAAGGTACACTTGCTCTTTATATGAGATTACAATATAATAGGAAGCGTTCCATAGTCACTCGTTGAGGCAACGGTacaaagaagaggaaggcagaTTTGGGTctttcttaaaatattatttccTTATATAATTCCAACGTTCTCCTCAATTCCAACGTTCTCCTCAACGGTTCTTGATCTCCTCCCTTGATCTCCTCCAATTTGCGTGACAGTTTTCACAGGGCATGATCATGTGAACGATTTCTGCGGTAAACTCTCAGAAATAAACTTGTGCTATGCAGGTGGGTTTGGTTACCACGCTTATGGGAAAGCAGGGTGGTCTAGGAGAGCAAGAGTAGTACTTGCTTCCCTGGAGAAAGACGAGCGTAACGCTACTTGGGGTGGAGTTAAATCAATCCGAACTTGGAAGCGTTTAGATGATGCGCCTCTATCCAAGATCGATGAACAAACACTGTGGCAGAAAGTTCCATCCAGTAAGCCTGGAAAATAGTACTTAAGATTTCGTGTCTCAAAAGACGTCCAAAATTCTGAAGTTCACAAACtcagaatttcaaaaatatgtttcctATGATAAGCACCCCTCTGTGAAGTAATGGCCTGAGTCAGAAAGATTTTCTGGAGTTGCactgattctaaaatttctcttcttctgtttCGTGGTTTGTTTCTTTAATATGTTGTTAATTATACATGGGTTAACCAGTGCCCAGTGTTGataattcagattcagattcaaggcTCAGATCCAAGTCCTCCATATCATACCCGACTTGACTACTAGTATAGGGTTCGCATGAAATGTTTGCTTTGATATGCACAGACATTTATTTTCAGGTTGTTTTGATTCGCAGTACGCACTCTTGTTCTGTTTCTCATATAAaggacagaacaaagcatgcaTTCTTCTAGTGTGAAGAAATAACAAAGAGTTGCGTTTTctcttcttgcttttccttttaCTCAGGTCTCCCAATGCCGAAAATGACTTCCTTCTGTTTCTCATATAAAGGACAGGACAGAGGTTCTCATAtacttgttttttgcttctcaagttttgaaaaaatttaatttatctgttaaaaattttttcaagaatttcGTTCGGTTCTTTTCGGAAAAAATGAAGGTTGGCTCCTGttaagaattttcaaaattttatttaatgcTTGCATGACTGTTAGGCCCACCTAAAGATGATGAAATCCTGACTCAGCCCCCGATTTAGACTGTCCAAGGGAAGATGATGGAATGGTACTGCGGACCCAACCCCTCCACATGGGTCTACTCCATTATGGCCATTTAAAGCCAAACCTAGAGTTCACactttttcaaagtttttctttcttctaattCTAAAAGACCTAAAAGTCTAGTAGATATTATAAGAAATCTCCACCTTGAAAATTATGTAGTTTGTTACTGAGCTGTTctaggaaaaaaagaaaatatcttcaaTTCCCATCCACTATATTCTAGGCCCTTATTTAAATTAAAGTGTGAAGCCACAAGTTTCCAGAATAaattttcttccatctttcaaTTCTACAAGCCAAGGAGGCCATATGGATGCTGGGAAGTACTGCAGGCCTTCTGTTCGATTGAATTATGGTATTCAACGTGCGGCCATGGCCATGTTAAAAGATGGCCAGTCTTCCATCTCTGGATTGATTAAAGGGCTACAAAACCaactatatttatatattcaagagccacgttcttttcttttggagtAAAGCAACAGACACCATCATCGTGCCTTAGATACGCCGGAAAATGATGCCAATGATCATCCACAGCCGAAACAACTCAGGGCCAGGAGAAATATATTAACAAAACTTTTCTCCACTGTAGTCGCGAATCCTGTTATCTACGGAAACGAGAAGGAGTTCTCAAGTTTTTACTACTCAAATCAGTCATTATCAAAATGATCTGCCTTTTAACTTGATTGCGCTCACAGCTGAGAACCCAGCTCCAACTTTCACTGAACTAGAATGGGCAGAAGAATGCAGGCcatgaatatgaacaaaagtCGGGACCCATCAGACTCAGCCATAATCACTGTGAAGTCTAGAATTTTAAGCTGAAGATGGGATTTCTAAGAGGGTCTTGTCAACGAAGAGATGATGGAATGGTACTGGGGACACCAACCCCTCCACATTGTCTTTTCGTTCTTATAGCCGTCTCAAGCCAAACGCAGAGTTCACACTACTTTTGGCTGTTTCTCGTTCGTCTACCTTTCAAATGACCAAAAGTTATTGTAAGTTTCGTAAGCAACTTCCAATTTGAACTCTTACTTGGACTgcactttctctttttgttgaAGTCACCTTCCCACAACCACAGCAGTAGGGAGCTACCACGAGGCTTgagtgggcaactgcccaccccaGCCTTATGTGAAATGCCCACACAAAACTCAAGCTAGCTCTCTGTAGCTCTACATGCACTTAATCAATAATGAGCATACTCGAAATGACCTCTTCCACTTTGATAACAATGTAATGTACAagaaaagtttttatttgaagGGGGCAATCTGTTGATCTTTATTTAATATGGGACTCatgtttatcaatttttttttcgcaCGGGGCTGCAGTTTTCTTGACAAGCATCGAATGACACCTCTTTATTATTCGACCCCTTTACGAAGGAATATTCATTTTTCAGAGCAGGTTGTGTTATGATTTTACTTATGACAATAGAAAGCTTTCTTTACTTGTCGACACGTAGCAAATTATACCATGTGTCGTCAGGTGGTTACCCCTAAAAGGTTATAAATATTAAGGTGCTGTTATGATTTAACTCCAAACGCCTTTTTGCAAGTTGGCAGCAAAATTGAGGTCTGTATAAGAAAAATTACTTGgactgcattttctttttctgttgaaGTCACCTTCCCACAGTAGCAGCAACGGAACTACCATGCGGCTTGAGAGGGCAACTGCCCACCTATGTAAAGCTTTATTATCGTGTGTTGGACTCAAGCTTAGCCATATGGGTGGTCACACAAGACCGAGGTTTGCGCCTTGTAACTCCACGTGCACCTAATCAATTGCATAATATGATGGATGAGTACCTTTCAGCTAAAACTTTCTAACTTTGCCACTGTTGTATAGTGTAAGATGTGTTGATGCCCTATgtgcaggggcggaggcaggatTTTTCGCAAGGGCGGGCTAAATGGGACTAGGTTTTGTAGATTAGATTTGGGTAGAGCCACTGaacttatattcaaaaaatacattaagacaaaaaaaaaatcaatttttagactagatttttttttttaatttggttgtgGTGGGCGGCTGGGGCCATGACCTAGGcggccccccttccctccgcccctgcctaTGTGCAGAGAAACCACACAAGTTTCTTCTAAACTTGGTAGGAAAATTTGTGATTACAATATGGTAGGGGAGGTCTTATTGAATGAAAATGTTGCCCCCTATATATACGATGTGCTAGGACTTTTTatagagaagaaagaaagaaatgggtaagaaaagaaaagattgctTGATTAATCAAACCAAAACTACTTGTTCAATTGTGATGCCTTACTAACTGTTTCAATTCTTTTAGATCTAGTGacgagcaaaaaaaaaaaaaccccatgTAGTGacgagcaaaaaaaaaaaaaagaatagataGTTAGATGGGCTATTCGGAGCTAATCCCACCACTCAAGGAAGGTCGAATCCAATTCATCCTCGTCCCTTAGGGTCAAAGGCTGCTTTATGGTGTCTCCAGAGCACCCTTACAATGCCGGAAACTGGTTCTCACATAGACACGATAGCTTGTGAAGGGTCGCCCTCTGAATTTGCTGCATCCACCGCATTCTCATAATAAGTGGAATTAACGAGACCATGTTCAATGTTTATTTGTACAACTGTTAGGTGTCAGTCGCTCTCGCAGCAATGAATTTATAAATATTTGCATACATGTGCGTCTACGTCCATGTCCGTCCCGGGCCCTCGGTTATTGAGCCAAGTCCCTCCTTGGCCCCATTGACATATCTGTTAACCCTGCTGATAAATTTGTGTCGACTTTCTTAATGGCCCATTACTAGAATCAACTCATCACCAACCCCtcattcattcttttgtttagtTTAAACAAGCATACTCGAAATAAATGACCTCTTCCACTTTGATATCAATGTAATGCACTGCTCTATTGGCGACAAAACAAGCGGAATGGACCAATTTGGCCCGATCAGTTAAACAAAACTGTTCCCAAGTGACAAATGAACAGAGTTAAATTCCTTCCTAGTGAGGCAGGAGATTTCTATCTGAAGGGGACGCTATCTCTTCATCTTTGAACTTTATTTAATGTATAGGACTCatgtttatgatatttttttttttcagacggGGCTGCAGTTTTCTTGACAAGCGTCAAATAACACCACTTTAGTACTTCACAAAGCAATATCATTTTTCCGAACATGCTGTATCTTATGGTTTCTTACCTATAAGAATAGAAAGCCAAATAACGTTTGGGAGTTTTAAACCATGATgttttttcaagtataatatgacgagcttgaaaaaaaaaaatgcagtaaaatttaaaaaaaataaaaactaaaaataaaataaaataaaacaaatgagaaactaataacgtaaacataaaaaataaaagataacaaaatttgcaaaaataaaaaatagaaaataaaaaaactgtttgtcattaaaaaatataaaaaaatgtgaaaaaatgtaaaaaaaacacgtttaaagtgtttttttcgtttttaacgtttttttcaaaacaatgcattttttttagttttaagcggtcatttaatttatcacattttctacgcatttttttttaaaatgtgccTTGTGTGACTATGCTTATAACAATATTACAACAATAGAAATATGTGGAGCATGTCCCCGTTAACCATTTAAAAGGAGATGAAAAGTCTGAGGCCTACAAGTGTCATAATGAATACAGTTCTTCCAAGAAATCCAAAAGCCACTTGTCTCGCATTGTGCCAAAAAGAGTGCAGCTAggaatatttgttgtttttgatgaagaCATCATTAGGTGAAAACCTTGctttttattgaagaaaaaatgacaaaacataTATTATCTGTCTATTAGTTAGGCCGTATTCAAATTCTTGTGTTCGATAGAATGAACAGTTTTCAAAGGTTGCCCACATAATCATGTCATATTGGAAAAATGTGCACACTCACATACATCACATTTAGATGATTTAGCATCATAATTCAATCGGTAGCGGTGCTACATGGGGCTGCTGATATGAGCGACCAGCCCCACAAACACTATTTATGTTATGGATCTTCAACTAGttgattgtttttgtatattaGTGTCAtgagaatttttgaaatagtACCTCTTAGGGCCCTAACCCAAAATTGCTGGCGCCGGTACTGAATTCAATACTACCAAGAACGGCAAAGTCGCAAAACCACATGCACCATGACATTTATGCATAAACCGTACCagaaatctttttattttaataagaaAAGTGGGCAATGAAGCTTATTTAATGTTTCTTttcaggggaaaaaaaaaaaaaaacttgaaagaacCCATTCTTTCTAGGCTGGGAGACTTGATCGTCGTTGCTTGAAGCCTCCGTGGTTCGATCATATGGGTCTTCTTGCACAAATTGCAATACTGAACTTCAATAATTTAGGTTCTTATGAAAATACACTAAGAATCAAGGGAGTACATCAACCAAGTTTCCAAATCTATGTCCCAAATAATTTATACACGAATATACTTTGGGCTTGGCCCACGTACGGGTCGGATCTTGTCACAAATTTTCCaacgttttcttttttggctttcgTATCCCAAACTGAAGCTTATTAGTTTATCTCAGATTCTCAGGCGTGGTGTACGTAGATACGGGCAGATGGCGGACCCGATCCGAACCGTTGACATGGGATCATAAGGGACGATTCCGTCATTTCAACAAGTCAAAGGGCCACTGCCAACGGAACCGACCCCTGCCACTCTTCACACGCTCGCAGCCATGTCTCGCACGCGCGGCGGCGGCACAGATCCTCCATTAGTGCCCCACCAGACCTCCACATGACGCCATAAATACAGCGAGGGAGGGAGCTCCGGAGCCGCAGCTCGGGGTGGGAAGGCGGGAAGGGCGAAGTGGCAATGGGGAAGGTGGGGTTGCTTTTCCGGCGGGCGGCTCTGCTCTGCTGCTTCTGGTGGCTCTCGGCCGCTTCGGCTCTACGGTTCTCGAAGAAGGGGGAATTCAAGATCTTGCAAGTGGCTGATATGCACTACGCGGACGGGAAGACGACGGCGTGCTTGGACGTGCTGCCGGAGCAGGTCGCCGGATGCTCCGACCTCAACACCACCGCCTTCATCCAGCGGATGATCCGAGCCGAGAAGCCCGACCTCATCGTCTTCACTGGTAATCTTTCTCACTCtttccctccctccttccctcccccATCTTCTCCTTTCAGGCACTTTTTCGTGTCTCTGGCTTACAATTACAGGTAACTCAGAAGGGCCTCCCTCAGCCGAAGACGAGGATGAAAACTGAACTGGTCTTTGCTTTTGCTGACACCAAGTGGATAGCCTTTTTCTAATTCTGTCTTTTTTGGTCAATGGACAGGAGATAACATCTATGGCTTCGACACAACCGAACCAAGAAAATCTATGGACGCTGCGTTTGCACCAGCAATTGCAGCAGGAATACCATGGGCAGCTGTATTGGGTAACCACGATCAGGAATCGACGTTGACGAGGGGAGGAGTGATGAAGCACATAGTGACCATGAAGCATACGCTTTCGCTTCTCAATCCACCTGAAGAACACCATATCGATGGGTTTGGTAACTACAATCTGGAGGTTCTAGGGGCTGGTGGTTCAAAACTCCAAAGCAAGTCGGTCCTGAATCTCTATTTCCTGGATAGTGGGGATTACTCCACTGTTCCGTTGATTCCTGGGTATGGTTGGATCAAACCATCTCAGCAAGTTTGGTTCCAGAGTGCATCCTCCAAGCTGCAGGTAGGGTTTGGCTATTCTTCTTTTACATTCTagctttttctttccattgattGACGGCCCTTCTCAAGTTATTTCCTTCAAAACTGTAGTTAATGCTCCTGTACTAACTGACAACCACCTTAATTGATACGTGAAGGTTACAAGGCAGgcaggtccttcctgttctgctcTGACTCCGTCCTTAGCAATCAATAATTAAGTTTACTTGAGATATAACTCTACACTTATTCATGTTAGTGCTGCCATTGTCACTGTCTTCCGTTCTCAGTAAAAGGAAAAGTGAGGTCCAATCTTGCATATTGGCGAACTGCTTGAGTTCTGGCTAAAGGCAAGACTTTAGCGTACCCATTGGGATCTAGATATTACACGTGTTTCTCAATCAGGGATCCCCATAAATTTGACACTATTTATTGTTTTATGGAGAATTCAGCTTGAAATTACTAAAA
This genomic interval carries:
- the LOC116261324 gene encoding probable inactive purple acid phosphatase 29, with the protein product MGKVGLLFRRAALLCCFWWLSAASALRFSKKGEFKILQVADMHYADGKTTACLDVLPEQVAGCSDLNTTAFIQRMIRAEKPDLIVFTGDNIYGFDTTEPRKSMDAAFAPAIAAGIPWAAVLGNHDQESTLTRGGVMKHIVTMKHTLSLLNPPEEHHIDGFGNYNLEVLGAGGSKLQSKSVLNLYFLDSGDYSTVPLIPGYGWIKPSQQVWFQSASSKLQKNYTSAPEAQSEPAPGLVYFHIPLPEYAQFDSSNFTGVKQEGISSPTINSGFFTTMVGAGDVKAVFTGHDHLNDFCGKLSEINLCYAGGFGYHAYGKAGWSRRTRVVLASLEKDKHNATWGGVKSIRTWKRLDDMHLSKIDKQMLWEKVPSGRRRKRITTSKV